TCATTTGGCGTGTGTGtggtatttttcttttttagtcagttttttgttgtgtgaattttacGGGAAGTTTGTATTACAAAGTCAGtctaaaaatatatgaaatagaTGATACAGTACCAGATTCGGTTTTTATGCTTTTGTACGAACACAAAGAGATTAGCACTCTGCTTCAAAAACGTTAGAAAAATAGGATTTCAATTTCCCTAATACACGGTAAGAtatgtttatttccaaaaaataatcaaaacaatcttTCTTTAgagatatgcatttttttaattttctcttttcttttaaattattacttttttatgctatTTGTAGTTTCAAAATTGAGGTAATCAGTTTTGATCGAAGGGAAGTAACTCCAATTGATCTTTAAAGTAGTTCttcaagttattatttttactactatgtttaaaaatgaaaatttgaaatttacactgctgttattttactgataaaactcTTTTATTTATCTAAACGAAACAATGCAATTTCCTACTTGGCTTATTTGCCAACTTATTGATAAACGTATGCttataaaatgatttgaaatgggaataatcattgtttaattattttttaataaataatcagCAATGGTCAACCTTCTTATTTTGTTcttcatctttaaataataatttacttaatatttgtttttgtaagtcAAGCATGAGGGATTTAATGATATACACAGGTCAAACccctttttacaatattaaagcatTGGTAATTATTGCCCATTAATCCATTATTCTAACCAAAACCATGTCAAAGTTGCAGTCAAAGTCAATTCAGGTATTCCGGTAGTTTTTTCACGTTAACTTTAAATGATCATGACTTGATTTACCTAACATTTGTGTGCAATGACAGTTCGGTAGCATcgagttttattttgtattgcgTTATCTTTGTCTAAGAAGCCTTTCCTAGAtttcaaaactttcaatttcAAGTCGCACCTTTGTACCCTAATGCAGTGTCGGTAACACTAGCGGCTCCTGCGGgggtgggagggggggggggggggcgcccGGCTCCCCTTAAGGAGAAGCAAAGTAATAAAATGCGACCAATAACGGCACCATTTAGAACTAGAAACGAACTTTGAACCAGACCGTGCTGTTTGTAATGTAGTTGTGGTACAGGCCGTGCTGTTTGTAATGCAGTTGTGGTACAGACCGTGCTGTTTGTAATGCAGTTGTGGCACAGACCGTGCTGTTTGTAATGCAGTTGTGGTACAGACCGTGCTGTTTGTAATGCAGTTGTGGTACAGACCGTGCTGTTTGTAATGCAGTTGTGGTACAGACCGTGCTGTTTGTAATGCAGTTGTATTACAGACCGTGCTGTTTGTAATGCAGTTGTGGTACAGACCGTGCTGTTTGTAATGCAGTTGTGGTACAGACCGTGCTGTTTGTAATGCAGTTGTGGTACAGACCGTGCTGTTTGTAATGCAGTTGTGGTACAGACCGTGCTGTTTGTAATGCAGTTGTGGTACAGACCGTGCTGTTTGTAATGCAGTTGTGGTACAGACCGTGCTGTTTGTAATGCAGTTGTGGTACAGACCGTGCTGTTTGTAATGCAGTTGTGGTACAGACCGTGCTGTTTGTAATGCAGTTGTGGTACAGACCGTGCTGTTTGTAATGCAGCTGTGGTACAGACCGTGCTGTTTGTAATGCAGCTGTGGTACAGACCGTGCTGTTTGTAATGCAGTTGCGGTACAGACCGTGCTGTTTGTAATGCAGTTGCGGTACAGACCGTGCTGTTTGTAATGCAGTTGCGGTACAGACCGTGCTGTTTGTAATGCAGTTGCGGTACAGACCGTGCTGTTTGTAATGCAGTTGCGGTACAGACCGTGCTGTTTGTAATGCAGTTGCGGTACAGACCGTGCTGTTTGTAATGCAGTTGCGGTACAGACCGTGCTGTTTGTAATGCAGTTGCGGTACAGACCGTGCTGTTTGTAATTAAGTTGTGGTACAGACCGTGCTGTTTGTAATTAAGTTGTGTTACAGACCATGCTGTTTGTAAACGTATGTGTCCTGATGCATTAAATTCAATCCATTATGTTCACAATCCATTTCATCTGCTTACATTGAAAATGGTTATGGACAAATGTAAAATAGGTTTTAAAGAACTTTTTTTCTAGTGTGTATTGCAAATATCTGATTTTCTGGAAAGGAACCATTcggttttgtaaataatttaaagtgatacaacttatgttattttttactgaatgaaattaaattgaacatgatacatattcatttaaactgTTCTTTACTTGTATTGTCATTCAAAAAAactgaattaattattttggaaacaaggAGCTTCTGAGTATAGCTTGTACATCTGGTTTGTGAAATTCAGATTTATTtcactaaataataaataagagTTTATTGAAGAATACTTATACCGGTGTCATTTTGTGTATATCTTCATTAGAAATAGTTAGTATGGCATGTTGAAGTAGGTAACCTTGCATATAAGCCTCCAATATTACAGTTCTATTAACTCTCTTTACAATGACAGGGATGTAATTTTGAACTCGTTTTCATTGTCTACGGTTATAATacgtaaattgtttaaattaggttCTCGGGAGCTCATACACACCTAAACATTTCGCTTGGAAGAACCCAATCTCATTAATATCTAATCATGACCTCCGCTTCATGTTGGAGCCGGAGAGGGGATCGTGCAAGTGGTGGGAGCCACCGTTGACAGTATTGACTGTTCGGGGTTCACCATGGGCCCACTGTGAGTCAATATCGGCCAGCGGCAAGTCGGAATACTTTGACGCATTTGCGGAAGCCAACCTTAAGATTTTCGTAGATGACTTGGGCATGGTTCtaatatgttattattgtatagatgaaaaaaatgacaaaactgtGACAACAAGATTATGTTTGAAAGTGTTCTGCCGGGACATGGTGCTTGTGATGCATACATCCTAAGTACCAAATACTTGTAGAGACACTGTAATGACGCATTCCGGAAAAAGCCACTTAAACCGCGGCGGGACGAAATTCAAACAGACAATGGTCTGATGCAATGTGGAGATAAATATGGAGATATGTTGGTTAGCTGGATATTTTATTGTtggtatgaaaaaaatgtttatattattttgacatttaaaaaataaagtaaaaaacgTTATAACTAAAATGATCCAttctaatttatttattttaaaatatgaatacaacaacAATCGTCGACTTTGGCTGCTAAATTCGCTGTAGCTTGCTCatcaatttaaaatagtttaaaggAACTTCCTCACAGTCCATcaggtaaaaaaacaatatgattttGAGTATTGTAAAACTTTCCTAACAATGGTAAGTCCTCATAAGAAGAtctgatttatattttaatattttattcttaaatatttaaatatatgacagAATATACTCCATTTCACCGAAAAGAGTTAGACACAGTGAGTTACGCTAAAACTTCATAACTATTTCTGTTCAAATAAGAATCATCCAGGAACAGATTCATTATACTAGTAAAATTAACaccattcaaatattaataatataatttgtaatCATATAATCAAATCATGAAATCAGTGAAAgaagtatttcaaaatttaagaacattaaaagaaacaaattttataataaaactgtaatgaataatttacgaaaaaaaatcCTTAGAATATAACCCACATTCAGCCAAAGAAAATGCAGATAGGGATTCATTAAGTACTACTGGCTGAATAATTCAGAATTTCaaaactttcgcgggtgttttcAGGTTCATCCGATACATACTCCCTGCGTCGGAGTTTGCGTTGGCAGTGGGGCAACCAATGAGGTTGAATTCAAAGTCAGTAAGATGATCTGAAGTAAAATCTTTATGATTTAACTAAGCttactccgcccattcttaataattaagattttacttcatatCATCTAACCATAACTTAGACATCCCGTAAGGCTTAAAACATTTGATAGGTCGATTAGGAGAAATATTGATCTTTCATTTTAGTTTCTATTCAAAATGAAGGATGGATTTCAAATGAACAATTTTCTATCAAAAAGACATTTGAGGGAttttttaaaacctttcaaTTAAACCACATATGAAGCGAGATAAAGAGTTGGATCCATTTCAGCaagttttgatataaaaattcACTAGGTACCATGGTGCTTTGAAAATGCAATTGTATATACTTGTACTTGTATGCTTTTTAAAGTTGCTCCATGCATTATATCTTAAACACACACCAACTCTTATTAATACTATACATTTCTGTGCtgtttgttaattttgaaatgatgttTTCCTGATTTCCATTTGTAGGTCTGCTACAGTCTTGCATCGACGCCAACACCCTGGTAACACGTAGCGTCCAGCGCGGGGAGGACATCATTCTGCCGTGCCGTTTGGCTGATGGTATGGACCCTGAAAAGGTATCAGTACGTTGGAAATCATCCAGGGAGGCTTACCTCACTTCCGGTAGTCGTGTCCTCAAATACGTGAGCCAGATTGAGGTCGTCAAGACGTCCACGATTGAATGGAATCTTCGGATTAAGTCCGTCACGGACACATTCGCGGCAAATTACACGTGCATGGCTGACCAAAAAGTACTGCTGTCTAACGTACAGCTGTTAATCTTGGTCGCTCCTAAGATAGACTATGGCAGTACAAGCTCACCGGAAGTGAGCGTAGATGAAGGCGGTTCGGTGGAGCTCACGTGCGCGTTTACTGGTGAGCCGGTTCCGAGAATTACGTGGTTAAGAGGTGACAAAAAACAGGCAACCGGCATCACGGGAAGAAAACTGGTTCTGCGTGACGTCAAGCGTTACGCTACCGACGTCTACACGTGCCGTGGAGAAAATTCTGTCAGAGACGAGGAATATGCTATCAATCTTACCGTGAAGTTTCCTGTCGAAGTTGAAGTTATGGATAAGACCATTGAGGTCGCGACTGGAGGTATGTTTACATTATCGTGTTTCGCGCAAGGGGAACCGTTGCACGAGACGTACTGGATTGACAAAAGTGGAACAAAGGTGACGGCAACAATGTGGAGATATAAATTTGACTTGGAGCCCGTAGGTGCACATGTACCGGCTAAATTCGTTACCTTGGGTACAACGTATAACTTGACCGCTTCCGACTTCGGAACGTACACATGCGTGGCGGAAGGGGAGGGACCTGATGCCAGGGCAATCGTGGAGGTCGTTGAACTTAAGGATTCCAAAGCTAACCCCAAGAATGAAAATGTGATCAAATATAACTGACTTGcaattaagatattaaaaaaagcTGAAACGTAGTAGACGTAGTTGTCAATTTGAAGTCGATGGCTTAACTAGATCATTTTGGAAGTCAAGGAGTTTCATGATTGAGGACACTTTAGACTGTTTCACTATTAaagtgttttaatgcaaaatagaaataaagtaaacatgtctcaaaaaataacatgttatttCGATAATTGTTCGTGATCATATTTTAGTAAACTAgagattgtttttgttttttttgaaaagcgcttgtctcccccattgtgtggtcgtaggtgagaattaatcaatgatggacatgaattTTATACTTTTGGACTAGAATCGAACAAatatatgggtcatctactggttatgACCAATCTGCAAACCATGTATGAGTTCCAGGGCTTAAAGAATGAAAATCCTGGGTCCAAGCGgtctaaagttattgagcggaaagaaaTACGTATGGACTGCTgaccaacaaattgtttttcacttaaaggtcactgtgaccttgacctactgacctcaacaTCAAaacgggtcatctactgatcgaGACCAACTAacaaaccaagtatgaagttcttgGACACCAGCTTTCTTTAGTTAATCAGCAGAAACCGTTATTTTATCTCAAGGTCAACCTTTGACTTACTGGTCTtaaaattaataggggtcatctactaatcatgaccaactggcataccaagtatgaagttcctgtgtgcaagcgttctttagttgtAGAACGGAAACCGTTTTCTTTCACCTCACGGTCACTGCGACCTATGCAAcgaccttggcctttgaccttctgatcctaatatcaataggggtcatcaactagtcatgaccaactggcatactaagtatgaagttTCTAGGTGTAAGTATTCTTTAGTTacagcggaaaccgttttttcaccGAAAGTTCACCGCAATATTggcctttgacctactgatctcaaaatcaatagggatgaTCTACTAGTCATGGTCAACTGGCaaaccaagtattaagttcctgggttcaagagtgttctttagttagtatttgaaactgtttttccctcaaggtcactgcgacattgacctttgatcAACTGGTTCCAAAATCAGTAGGtgtcatcaactagtcatgaccaactggaataccaagtattaagttccttGTTCAAGCGCTGTTTAGTTGTTCAGcgggaaacattttttttcatcttaAGGTCACCTAGACCTTACCTATTGATCCCAAAAGTGAATACAGGTCATCAACAAGTCATGttcaactggcataccaagtatgaataTCCTGGATACAAGTGTTCTAAAGTTATTAAACGGAAACCGtgttttcacctcaaggtcaccgtgaccttgacctttgaccctttaatctcaaaatccataggtctcatctactggtcatgactaacatgcataccaagtatgaagtttctgTGTGttagcgttctcaagttattgagcagaaaccaagtgtgacgtacggaatgactgacggacggacagggcaaaaacaatatgtctccccccaTTCATTAGGGGtgacatattaaacattaaaaactaGAGCCTTCAAAGGAGTGATGAATACGCCCGattgccgcctggacacagaaatgacaaactatttttttgaaaagaagTCGTAAGATgaacaagtaagaaagcaagatgtacaagtaagaaagcaatatgaacaagtaagaaagcaagatgtacaagtaagaaagcaatatgtacaagtaagaaagcaagatgttcAAGTAAGAATGCACGATGttcaagtaagaaagcaagatgtacaagtaagaaagcgAGATgaacaagtaagaaagcaagatgtacaagtaagaaagcaagatgttcaagtaagaaagcaagatgaacaagtaagaaagcaagatgcacaagtaagaaagcaagatgtacaagtaagaaagcaagatgaacaagtaagaaagcaatatgtacaagtaagaaagcaggATGAACAAGTAAGAATGAACGATGTTCAAGTAAGAAAGCAAtatgtacaagtaagaaagcaggATGAACAAGTAAGAATGAACGATGATCAAGTAAGAAAGCAGGATGAACAAGTAAGAATGAACGATGTTCAAGTAAGAAAGCAAtatgtacaagtaagaaagcaagatgaacaagtaagaaagcaataTGTACAAGTAAGAAAACAAGATgaacaagtaagaaagcaatagtacaagtaagaaagcaagatgaacaagtaagaaagcaagatgtacaagtaagaaagcaaggtgtacaagtaagaaagcaaggtgtacaagtaagaaagcaagatgaacaagtaagaaagcaaggtgtacaagtaagaaagcaagatgtacaagtaagaaagcaagatgaacaagtaagaaagcaggatgaacaagtaagaaagcaaggtgtacaagtaagaaagcaaggtGTACTGTTACAAGTAAAACACCAAGATGTACAACTCAGAATGCAGGATGTAGAAGTCAGTAAGCAAGATGTGATTTTTGCCTCAATACCTTTCCATAGCCTCGGTTGACATTAGCTTTTTTGGGGTGAACAAAATATTCTATCACCCTCCATtgcatttgatatttatatagtaAAGTCgatccccgttggctcgaacactCAGGGACCttcgaaaatacatcgagccccGGATAATTCGAGCCGAGTGAGAATTCTTACTTTCAATATATAGAattcggtcctttacatccaattcgagccaagcgagttcgaaccaGCGGTAGCGGTATGCATGACATTTATGAGACATAACGGAATAACGAATGATGACTATAtataatttacttattttataaaGGCAAAGTCACGTGAAGTATGACGGTTGTAATTTCTCCACCCATGAGTTAATGAACGGTTACGCCAAACCTACTGGTTATCATtcttatattgaaattattaaacgtgtaaaacatagaaataaactATTGAGAGGGGACAAGGTTAGATAATGAACAgggataaattaaaaaacacaagcGTGCATACACAGTCGacactcgctatgtcgaactctgttatctcgatgtcctggttatgtcgaactttttgCAAGATTTTCGATTAAATTATACACTTTCTAtatatttcggttatatcgaatgtctGTTACCTCGACGTATGTTAgaggtcccaacgacttcgacatagcgagtttttaCTTTAAGTTGTAGGTGATTGATATGTGTACGCAAGTTGGTTATTGCACCGTTGAGATCCTACCACTTGATAAAGTGACGACACAacgttattgaaattatacacgagGGCTTCAgcacaaaaacattatttaaaggGATGCAGGTAACTGTTTTGTACTGGCAATGTTGTCATGGGCAACGTCTAATAAAAAGCGAGCGGTATAACTATAAGTGTAAATTTATACGCGTTGTAATTTATCCACACGATAATTAATGAACGGTTAAGTCAATTCCGTTTGTTACCGTTCCGATATTTGAGTTAATGTGAGGACGAAAACAAAGGAAACACTTTGCAGTATGGTGCAATCTATCACAATatagtcaagtcaagtcaagtcaagaatttattttgtaaataaaggccaccggaccaaaatatatttcaaactaGTATAAACATCATACGTAATGCTTATAGTTGTGTCATAATACATGAgatgaaaatgtgttcaaaaagAATAATTATTCTTATTCCTTTATACATTTCTTAAGAAGAAATATGTACTCTGCTAATTTTCTTATTGTGTTAAAGTCATTTGTGAATAATAGGACATAAAAACTATTCATATCACCACTAGATtcataacaatttaacaaatattgattccttatatgtgtatatctattacaaagaaaaaaggcatgatattcacaatcaatGTCAAATATATTATAGTTGAGTAGACAGTATTGCATAAACGATTATGCAGTGCAATGCTTAAGTGCCTTCCAAGTTCAATATGCAAATCATGATTAGAACATCTTAAGTGAGCATATCAACAACATAAGTGGCGTTGTTGTGAAGTATCCCGGAAAAGGTCATTTGCCTGGAGTGAGAAGGACTCCGAACAATCACTCATTCACAACAATGATCTGATGGCTTAGAAACAAGAAATATGGGAATAAATATGGAGAGGGTTTTGTTGGCTGGATTTTTCCTCATTGGTAAGAAACTGTgctgaattgtttttattcttttagcATTTAAAGATAACTGTTATATTCGTTCTAATAAAGTTTTCTATAAATACGACACAATTGTTGGCATTGCTTCTTAGTTAGATCCACTATGacgttttcccttcatccatacgagttcgacccTGAGACCTagtaccttgaccttgaacaatTCATAAATAAGattgtattttaacattaaattatttatagcATTGTTCAAACATGAGTTTAACATTAGTTTAGTATTGTCAGGTTCACCCctttttacataataatatttcCTATATGGGCGGATTGGTTCACGCAGATATGTATTTAGGGAAATGTTAAAATGCACATGCTATTGGGTCTAATTTTTATGGAATTGataaatgccctattttcattcaaagcttgtgttacgttttccTTTCATCCGGcatacgagttcgacccggCCTTGACCTTGGAGAAAGTAGTTATTGTTTCTCGCCCATTCACAacatttcaaagttttattaGATCAAACAGCATCAATCTAAATGTTGAGTGTACTTCTGATAAATTGCTGGTAACATAATCACCAGAAGGTAAAGTAAGAGTTATAGACACAAAATACTATCTGGTTATACAGCATCTCTGATTGAAGCGATCCTGCAGAtgtaatcgtgtatttataCTGGTTTGGTAGActttttaatagaaataattCGATTCAAGGGATATAGGTATTGTTCATGCTTACTGTTACTGAATATGTAACTGGAAAAACttattcaaagaaaaacatttttataaccaGATAACTTGGGGTTTTTCGTATGTGATACAACCAATTACTGTTCCTACTACGAATTACTTATTCATATGATGCTTATCTTGTCATTATCCGCTTTCAGCTCTGCTACTGTCCGGTAGCGACGCCAAACCCATAGAGGTTACAATCTCCGCCCGCCGCGGGGTGGAAGTTTTGCTGCCATGCAGCCTGGATTCCGATATGGACCCCGACAACGTTTCCGTACGCTGGAGTTCATCAAAGGACTCTTTCATCACTTCCGGTTTACGTGTCCTCAAATACGTGAACCAGATTGAGGTCGTCAAGATGTCCAAAATGGAATGGAATCTTCTGATTAAGTCCGCCACGGACACATTCGCGGCAAATTACACGTGCATGGCTGACCAAAAAGTACTGCTGTCTAACGTGCAGCTGCTAATCTTGGTCGCTCCTAAGATAGACTTTGGCGGTACAAGCTCACCGGTAGTGAACGTCGATGAAGGCGGCACGGTGGAGCTCACGTGCGCGTTTACTGGTGAGCCGGTTCCGAGAATTACGTGGTTAAGGGGTGACGACAAACAGGCAACCGGCATCACGGGAAGAAAACTAGTTCTGCGTGACGTCAAGCGTTACGCTACCGACGTCTACACGTGCCGTGGAGAAAATTCCGTCAAAAACAACGAGGACTATACTATGAATCTTACCGTGAAGTTTCCTGTCGAAGTTGACGTTATGGAAAAGACCATTAAGGTCATGAAAGGAGGTGTGTTTACATTATCGTGTTTCGCGCAAGGGGCACCGTTGTACGACACGTACTGGATTGACAACAGTGGAACAAAGGTGACAGCAACACCGTGGAAATATAAGTTTGTCGTGGAGCCCGTAGGTGCACATGTACCGGCCAAGTTCGTCACCCTGGAAACCAAACCGGGTACCTTTACCGCTCACGACTTTGGAACGTTCACATGCGTGGCGGAAGGGGAGGGGCACGAGGCAAGGGCAACCGTGGAGGTCGTAGAACTTAAGGAATCCAAATAACCTGCACCAGCTAGCACCAACAACggaaatgtgataaaatatgaCTGACATGGGTCgcgttttagaaatatttacaaaagctgGACTAAGATATATTTGATGTCGCTAACTTAACTGCATAACTTTGGAAAAGTCAGGGAGTCATTCAGGATTGAGGACCATTGAGACACTTAGCCTGTTTTATTATAAGCGTTTTAACTAAAGAtcaaaaataaagtaaacatgccttaaaatgtattttattttcgaTTATTGTTCACGAGATgttgtaaaatgaacattttggtTTTTTGACCCAGTACTATCAGAATAATTTGTATATTCGAAAAATCATCAGTTTTAAACCGATAACATTTCTGTCAATAAGTAAGagcctttaaataaaaatgtttttttatgaggGTGTTTCGTGTTTATCAAAGTCACATCATTATATTACTAGTATATGAGAGAAATATTAGTTAGTCGGCTGATACGTGAGTTTGAATAACCTCGTGTCGATTGCGTTATGCCAAAGGTGTACCAGAGAAACATGCtatgccaaacgggtaccagagatacaggttatgccaaacgggtaccagagacacaCGTTATGCTAAACGGGTACCAGAGAAACATGCtatgccaaacgggtaccagagacacatgttaTGCAAAACGGGTACCAGAGAAACATGCTATGCCAAACGGGAACCAGAgacacatgttatgccaaacAGGTACCAGAGATGAATGTTATACCAAACGGGTCCCAGAGACACATGTcatgccaaacgggtaccagagatGCACTTTATGCCCAACGGGTCCCAGAGACACATGTCATACCAAACAGGTACCAGAGATGAATGTTATGCCCAACGGGCCGCAGAgacacatgttatgccaaacgggtaccagagatgcatgttatgccaaacgggTCCCAGAGATGcatgttatgccaaacgggTAACAGAGAAACATGCTATGCCAAACGGGTAGCAGAGATACAGgttatgccaaacgggtaccagagaaACATGCtatgccaaacgggtaccagagatacatgttatgccaaacgggtaccagaaaaacatgttatgccaaacgggtaccagagatgaatgttatgccaaacgggtaccagatATACAGgttatgccaaacgggtaccagagaaACAATTGAGGCAAAACGGGTACCATAGACTTAAGTTTCGCCAAACGAGTACCAGAGATACAGGTTATGCCAAACAGGTACCAGAGatacatgttatgccaaacgggtaccaggTATAACTGTTATGCCAAACGAgtaccagagacacatgttttgccaaacgggtaccagagacacatgttatgccaaacggTTACCAGAGatacatgttatgccaaacgggtaccagagatacatgttatgccaaacgggtaccagagacacatgtttggccaaacgggtaccagagacacatgtttggccaaacgggtaccagagacacatgttatgccaaacgggtaccagagacacatgttatgccaaacgggtaccagagacacatattatgccaaacgggtaccagagacacGTGTTATGCCAAACTggtaccagagacacatgtatggccaaacgggtaccagagacacatgtaatgccaaacgggtaccagagacacatgtatggccaaacgggtaccagagacacatgtatggccaaacgggtaccagagacacGTGTTATGCtaaacgggtaccagagacacatgtttggccaaacgggtaccagagacacatgtttggccaaacgggtaccagagacacatgttatgccaaacgcgtaccagagacacatgttataccaaacgggtaccagagacacatgttatgccaaatgggtaccagagacacatgtttTGCCAAACGGGTAACAGAGACACATGTTtggccaaacgggtaccagagacacatgttatgccaaacgggtaccagagacacatg
The DNA window shown above is from Mya arenaria isolate MELC-2E11 chromosome 6, ASM2691426v1 and carries:
- the LOC128236491 gene encoding protein CEPU-1-like — encoded protein: MGINMERVLLAGFFLIALLLSGSDAKPIEVTISARRGVEVLLPCSLDSDMDPDNVSVRWSSSKDSFITSGLRVLKYVNQIEVVKMSKMEWNLLIKSATDTFAANYTCMADQKVLLSNVQLLILVAPKIDFGGTSSPVVNVDEGGTVELTCAFTGEPVPRITWLRGDDKQATGITGRKLVLRDVKRYATDVYTCRGENSVKNNEDYTMNLTVKFPVEVDVMEKTIKVMKGGVFTLSCFAQGAPLYDTYWIDNSGTKVTATPWKYKFVVEPVGAHVPAKFVTLETKPGTFTAHDFGTFTCVAEGEGHEARATVEVVELKESK
- the LOC128236536 gene encoding opioid-binding protein/cell adhesion molecule-like isoform X1, whose protein sequence is MEICWLAGYFIVGLLQSCIDANTLVTRSVQRGEDIILPCRLADGMDPEKVSVRWKSSREAYLTSGSRVLKYVSQIEVVKTSTIEWNLRIKSVTDTFAANYTCMADQKVLLSNVQLLILVAPKIDYGSTSSPEVSVDEGGSVELTCAFTGEPVPRITWLRGDKKQATGITGRKLVLRDVKRYATDVYTCRGENSVRDEEYAINLTVKFPVEVEVMDKTIEVATGGMFTLSCFAQGEPLHETYWIDKSGTKVTATMWRYKFDLEPVGAHVPAKFVTLGTTYNLTASDFGTYTCVAEGEGPDARAIVEVVELKDSKANPKNENVIKYN
- the LOC128236536 gene encoding opioid-binding protein/cell adhesion molecule-like isoform X2; translated protein: MDPEKVSVRWKSSREAYLTSGSRVLKYVSQIEVVKTSTIEWNLRIKSVTDTFAANYTCMADQKVLLSNVQLLILVAPKIDYGSTSSPEVSVDEGGSVELTCAFTGEPVPRITWLRGDKKQATGITGRKLVLRDVKRYATDVYTCRGENSVRDEEYAINLTVKFPVEVEVMDKTIEVATGGMFTLSCFAQGEPLHETYWIDKSGTKVTATMWRYKFDLEPVGAHVPAKFVTLGTTYNLTASDFGTYTCVAEGEGPDARAIVEVVELKDSKANPKNENVIKYN